A portion of the Salvia miltiorrhiza cultivar Shanhuang (shh) unplaced genomic scaffold, IMPLAD_Smil_shh original_scaffold_447, whole genome shotgun sequence genome contains these proteins:
- the LOC131004649 gene encoding soluble inorganic pyrophosphatase 4-like, producing MADKSSVGTRRVALNERILSSMSRRSVAAHPWHDLEIGPGAPAVFNCVIEIGKGSKVKYELDKTSGLIKVDRVLYSSVVYPHNYGFVPRTLCEDNDPIDVLVLMQEPVLPGTYLRARAIGLMPMIDQGERDDKIIAVCADDPEFRHYQDINELPPHRLAEIRRFFEDYKKNENKSVAVEDFLPAETAIDAIKYSMDLYASYIVENLRQ from the exons ATGGCGGACAAGAGTAGTGTGGGGACTCGTCGCGTTGCTCTCAATGAGAGGATTCTTTCTTCTATGTCAAGGAGATCAGTTGCTGCTCATCCTTGGCATGACTTGGAAATTG GGCCAGGAGCACCAGCAGTATTCAATTGT GTGATTGAAATTGGAAAAGGAAGCAAAGTAAAATATGAGCTTGACAAAACCAGTGGCCTTATCAAA GTGGATAGAGTTCTCTACTCGTCCGTTGTATATCCACACAACTATGGTTTTGTTCCACGAACCCTTTGTGAAGACAATGACCCCATCGATGTTTTGGTGCTGATGCAG GAACCTGTTCTTCCCGGTACTTACCTCCGTGCTCGTGCCATTGGCTTGATGCCAATGATAGATCAG GGCGAGAGGGACGACAAAATCATTGCAGTATGCGCTGACGACCCTGAGTTCCGCCATTATCAGGACATAAACGAGCTCCCTCCTCACCGTCTAGCTGAAATTCGCCGCTTCTTTGAGGACT ATAAAAAGAATGAGAACAAGTCAGTTGCAGTGGAAGACTTCCTCCCTGCTGAAACAGCAATTGATGCTATCAAATACTCAAT GGATCTTTACGCGTCCTACATTGTGGAGAACTTGAGGCAGTGA
- the LOC131004647 gene encoding uncharacterized protein LOC131004647: MFRGLSIRRNRRGYEQLGDGDEASLVPKLSRTKSLPTTKVNSSPKRIATAAAKEAKKAGKVHPFFSIFETKRRKKATAKPEFSRYLEYVKEGGAWDMAANRPVMYYT, translated from the coding sequence ATGTTTAGAGGTCTGAGCATACGGCGGAACCGGCGGGGCTATGAGCAGCTGGGCGACGGAGACGAGGCGTCGTTGGTGCCTAAGTTGAGCAGAACGAAAAGCTTGCCTACCACGAAAGTGAACAGCTCTCCGAAAAGGATAGCTACCGCGGCGGCGAAAGAAGCGAAGAAGGCTGGCAAAGTTCACCCCTTTTTCAGTATTTTCGAGACGAAGCGGAGGAAGAAGGCGACGGCGAAGCCGGAATTCTCGAGGTATTTGGAGTATGTCAAGGAAGGAGGAGCATGGGACATGGCCGCAAACAGGCCTGTTATGTATTATacataa
- the LOC131004645 gene encoding dihydroflavonol 4-reductase-like, whose amino-acid sequence MPLETTPPSTTVCVTGASGFIGSWLVMRLLERGYIVRATVRDPENLKKVKPLIELPKADTNLTLWKADMNIDGSYDEAVQGCEGVFHMATPMDFESDDPENEVIKPTIDGMLSIMRSCAKAKTVKKIIFTNSAGTLNVEQHQKPAYDETNWSDLEFIYSKKMTGWMYFVSKILAEKAAMEAAKENNINFISIIPPVVVGPFFMSAFPPSLITALSPITGNEAHYSIIKQGQFVHVDDLCEAHIFLFEHPTAEGRYICSSHDATIYDIANMIRKNWPEYNIPIEFEGIDKDIPVVSFSSKKLEGMGFSFKYTLEEMFRGAIDSCREKGLLPFSTQIHTNGENKESTLNSQEKHTGIDNQEKELHSITKEKHMTAGENGKCD is encoded by the exons ATGCCGCTAGAAACCACCCCTCCATCCACCACCGTATGTGTCACCGGAGCATCCGGCTTCATCGGGTCATGGCTCGTCATGAGACTCCTGGAACGTGGTTACATTGTTCGTGCAACTGTTCGTGATCCCG AGAACTTGAAGAAGGTAAAACCCCTAATAGAGTTACCAAAAGCAGATACAAACTTGACACTGTGGAAAGCAGACATGAACATTGATGGAAGCTACGACGAAGCAGTCCAAGGTTGTGAAGGGGTGTTTCACATGGCCACTCCCATGGATTTCGAATCCGATGATCCCGAG AATGAAGTGATCAAGCCTACAATTGATGGGATGTTGAGCATAATGAGATCATGCGCCAAAGCCAAAACTGTCAAGAAAATAATATTCACAAACTCAGCTGGGACACTGAATGTTGAACAACACCAAAAGCCTGCCTATGATGAAACAAATTGGAGTGATCTGGAATTCATATACTCCAAGAAAATGACTGGATGG ATGTACTTTGTGTCTAAAATCTTGGCAGAGAAAGCAGCCATGGAAGCAGCTAAAGAGAATAACATAAACTTCATCAGCATCATACCACCAGTGGTGGTTGGACCCTTCTTCATGTCTGCATTCCCACCTAGCTTAATCACAGCCCTCTCCCCCATTACTG GGAATGAAGCTCACTACTCCATCATAAAGCAAGGACAGTTTGTCCATGTAGATGATCTATGTGAGGCCCATATATTCTTGTTCGAGCACCCTACAGCAGAGGGGAGATACATTTGCTCCTCACATGATGCAACTATCTATGACATAGCAAATATGATCAGAAAAAATTGGCCCGAATACAATATCCCCATTGA GTTTGAAGGCATTGACAAGGACATACCTGTGGTGAGTTTCTCCTCCAAGAAACTGGAAGGAATGGGGTTCTCATTCAAGTACACATTAGAGGAAATGTTTAGAGGAGCCATTGACAGCTGCAGAGAGAAAGGATTGCTGCCGTTTTCTACTCAAATCCACACCAATGGAGAAAACAAAGAATCCACTTTGAATTCCCAGGAAAAACATACTGGCATTGACAATCAAGAAAAAGAGTTGCATTCTATAACCAAGGAAAAACACATGACAGCAGGCGAGAATGGCAAATGTGATTGA
- the LOC131004648 gene encoding protein BONZAI 3 yields MGQCFSDVKGGQQAVGGVAGAAIGGGAADSGPNDAVDYFFRAKGEHNLCTQIELSLSASKLLDLDVVSKSDPMAVVYMKRRDGKLDELGRTEVILNNLDPTWIHKIHITYQFEIIQTLIFHVYDVDSKYHNIPVKMLKLQDQDFLGEATCVVSQIVTKRNRSLTLNLHNRNGICSGNLGTITVRAEETVASRNAVELEFRCSALENKDTFSTSDPFLRISRASESGGYIPICKTEVVNNNLNPTWKPMCLTMQQFMSKENPLVIECFDFNTSGNHVLIGKLQKSIAELEVLHQSRSGANFISPPSKFRRHEKVMKSQIFVNRFVEKQLYSFLDYISSGFELSFMVAVDFTASNGNPRSLDSLHYIDHSGRLNAYQQAIMEVGEVIQFYDSDRRFPAWGFGGKTPNGSISHCFNLNGSPTDFEVEGVEGIMAAYTSALHNVGLSGPTLFGQVINKAADIAGHSLSCNQAKYYVLLIITDGVVSDLQETINSVVRASDLPLSILIVGVGNADFKEMEILDADNGRRLESSSGRIATRDIVQFVPMREVLAGQISVVQALLEELPSQFLSYMRCRDVKPLNVS; encoded by the exons ATGGGGCAATGCTTCTCTGACGTGAAAGGCGGTCAGCAGGCGGTTGGTGGTGTGGCCGGAGCCGCTatcggcggcggcgcggcggaTTCTGGCCCTAACGACGCCGTGGACTACTTCTTCAGGGCGAAAGGGGAACACAATCTTTGCACACAAATCGAG TTGTCTCTATCAGCTTCAAAGCTTCTTGATCTCGATGTTGTATCAAAG aGTGATCCTATGGCAGTGGTCTACATGAAGAGACGGGATGGGAAGCTTGATGAACTTGGCCGCACTGAAGTAATACTGAACAATCTAGACCCTACTTGGATTCATAAGATACATATCACATATCAATTTGAGATTATTCAAACGCTAAT TTTTCACGTGTATGATGTCGACTCTAAATATCATAATATACCTGTGAAG ATGCTGAAATTGCAAGATCAAGATTTCCTTGGTGAAGCTACTTGTGTTGTCTCTCAG ATTGTTACTAAACGAAACCGGAGTTTGACCTTGAATCTCCATAATAGAAATGGAATATGTTCGGGAAATTTGGGGACAATAACTGTCCGTGCAGAGGAAACTGTTGCTTCAAGGAATGCCGTCGAGCTTGAATTTCGTTGTTCAGCTCTAGAAAACAAAGATACGTTCTCCACAAGT GATCCTTTCTTAAGAATCTCCAGAGCTTCTGAGAGTGGAGGTTATATTCCTATTTGCAAGACTGAAGTCGTGAACAACAACTTGAATCCAACTTGGAAACCAATGTGTCTAACCATGCAACAGTTCATGAGCAAG GAGAACCCGTTGGTGATTGAGTGCTTTGATTTCAATACCAGTGGAAATCATGTTCTAATCGG AAAATTGCAGAAATCAATAGCAGAACTTGAAGTCCTTCACCAAAGTAGATCTGGTGCAAATTTCATCTCACCACCTTCTAAATTCAGACGCCATGAAAAG GTTATGAAGAGTCAAATTTTTGTCAATCGGTTTGTCGAGAAACAACTGTATAGCTTTCTTGACTACATCTCCAGTGGATTTGAACTCAGTTTCATGGTTGCTGTTGACTTCACTG CTTCCAATGGAAATCCCAGAAGTCTAGATTCTCTGCATTACATTGATCATTCAGGCCGCCTAAATGCCTACCAGCAG GCTATAATGGAGGTCGGGGAGGTGATACAGTTCTATGATTCAGACAGACGCTTTCCTGCTTGGGGATTTGGTGGAAAAACACCAAATGGTTCAATATCTCATTGTTTTAACTTAAATGGAAGCCCAACTGATTTTGAG GTTGAAGGCGTTGAAGGTATCATGGCTGCGTACACGTCTGCTCTACACAACGTCGGTCTCTCTGGACCTACACTGTTTGGCCAAGTCATAAACAAGGCTGCAGATATTGCCGGTCACTCTCTTTCTTGCAACCAAGCCAAGTATTATGTCCTCTTGATTATAACA GACGGTGTGGTTTCTGATCTTCAAGAAACCATAAATTCTGTGGTGAGGGCATCTGACTTACCCCTATCAATCCTCATCGTTGGAGTTGGAAATGCAGATTTCAAGGAAATGGAG ATTCTTGATGCTGACAATGGACGTCGATTAGAGAGCAGTAGTGGAAGGATAGCAACGCGTGACATTGTTCAATTCGTTCCAATGCGTGAAGTGCTTG CGGGGCAAATCTCTGTGGTTCAAGCTCTTCTCGAAGAACTGCCGTCTCAGTTTCTGAGTTACATGCGTTGTAGAGATGTTAAGCCTCTTAATGTTTCTTAG
- the LOC131004646 gene encoding gamma carbonic anhydrase 1, mitochondrial-like, producing the protein MGTLGRAFYAVGFWVRETGQALDRLGSRLQGNYLFQEQLSRHRTLMNLFDKAPLVAKNAFVAPSASLTGEVYVGPSSSIWYGCVVRGDVNSVSIGAGTNIQDNSLIHVAKSNLTGKVLPIHIGDNVTVGHSAVLHSCTVEDEAFIGMGATLLDGVVVEKHAMVAAGALVRQNTRIPSGEIWGGNPAKFLRNLTDDEIAFISQSATNYANLAEAHAAENAKDFDKVELEKVLQKKFSGQDGEYDLKSGVVGQA; encoded by the exons ATGGGCACTTTGGGAAGAGCTTTCTACGCCGTCGGATTCTGGGTTAGGGAAACCGGCCAAGCCCTCGATCGCCTCGGCTCCCGCCTCCAGGGCAACTACCTTTTCCAAGAACAAT TGTCAAGGCATAGAACACTCATGAACTTATTTGACAAAGCCCCCTTGGTTGCTAAGAATGCCTTTGTGGCCCCTAGTGCATCACTGACTGGGGAGGTTTATGTTGGACCAAGCTCCTCCATTTGGTACGGATGTGTTGTCAGAG GTGATGTGAACAGTGTTAGCATTGGAGCTGGAACCAACATACAGGATAACTCTCTTATTCATGTAGCTAAATCTAATCTTACTGGGAAAGTCTTGCCCATCCATATTGGGGACAATGTTACTGTTG GGCATAGTGCTGTCTTGCACAGCTGTACCGTAGAGGATGAAGCATTCATTGGTATGGGTGCAACATTGCTTGATGGGGTGGTTGTTGAGAAACATGCAATGGTCGCTGCTGGAGCTCTTGTCAGACAGAATACAAGAATACCCTCTGGAGAG ATATGGGGAGGAAATCCAGCCAAATTCCTGAGGAATCTCACAGATGATGAAATCGCTTTCATATCTCAGTCAGCTACCAATTATGCAAACCTAGCAGAAGCTCATGCTGCCGAAAATGCTAAGGACTTTGACAAAGTAGAGCTTGAAAAGGTACTTCAGAAGAAATTTTCTGGGCAGGATGGAGAATATGACTTAAAATCGGGTGTTGTCGGTCAGGCATAA